In Ruminiclostridium papyrosolvens DSM 2782, the following proteins share a genomic window:
- a CDS encoding mannose-1-phosphate guanyltransferase, with protein sequence MKAVIMAGGEGSRLRPLTCNRPKPMVPIANKPVMEHIIELLKKYGIKDIAVTLQYMPEKIKDYFGDGREYGVSLKYFTEDVPLGTAGSVKNAEDFLDETFIVISGDALTDINLQEALEFHKKNRSVATLVLKKVECPTEYGVVVTAPDGKIRRFLEKPSWGEVFSDTVNTGIYVLSPEVLKYFEKGVVFDFSKDLFPILLKKEEPMYGFVTQDYWCDIGDLDAYVGVHTDILDKKVNININAREIRQGVWASEGAVISKEAVIKPPVLIGKNSVVKDGSILGRYSVIGEECHIGEGSTTKRSVLWNSCILKNNVELRGSVLCSGVKCREKTAAFEGTVVGENCILGENSLIKPGIKIWPEKHIDMGTEVCTNIVWGSRYSKNLFGSRGISGEVNVDITPEFASRMAAAYGAVCKKGSGLAISCEEVDALKMVKNACVSGVLSTGTEAYDLGTSLLPVTRSAIRYYNLSGGIHISEGNKKGKIIIDILDNKGRNISRNEERKIENCYIREDFARCQAEEIKAVINVPDHKVFYIRSILNHTISEIHDLKIALIAPSGDLKNIVTAVLNELKCRYEFVNTKEAHDKQKSLFSDLKTISQVVRRGGFDVGVYFANSYDKIFLIDTKGRIIADDLYMALISYIHLKSKAGNKVIVPLNASTVIEKMAGDNKERVIRTKTSAKELMNRILDDEFDENMLDFFAMNFDPIEAFIRIIDYMAISGTSLAKIVDSIPDFHIIKKEVKCSWSAKGKVIRAIIEENSNSVETIEGVKVVGDKGWVLVLPDAEKPVCKVIGEGYTQEFAHELTDIFVDKVKTISQNKIT encoded by the coding sequence ATGAAAGCTGTGATTATGGCAGGTGGAGAGGGATCACGTCTAAGACCGCTGACCTGTAATAGGCCAAAACCTATGGTGCCAATTGCCAACAAGCCTGTAATGGAGCATATTATTGAGCTTTTGAAAAAATATGGGATCAAGGATATTGCGGTAACCTTGCAGTATATGCCGGAAAAAATAAAAGATTATTTTGGCGATGGAAGAGAGTACGGTGTCAGCCTTAAATATTTTACGGAAGATGTCCCCCTTGGCACTGCCGGAAGTGTCAAAAATGCCGAAGATTTTTTAGACGAAACATTTATCGTTATAAGTGGAGATGCTCTGACAGATATAAATTTGCAAGAGGCTCTTGAGTTTCATAAAAAGAACAGGTCTGTTGCAACACTGGTTTTAAAGAAGGTTGAGTGTCCGACAGAATACGGAGTTGTTGTAACAGCTCCGGACGGGAAAATCAGAAGATTCCTTGAAAAACCAAGCTGGGGAGAAGTTTTCAGCGATACAGTAAACACTGGTATTTATGTCTTGTCCCCTGAGGTACTTAAATATTTTGAAAAGGGAGTAGTTTTTGATTTCAGTAAGGATTTATTCCCAATACTTTTAAAAAAAGAAGAGCCAATGTATGGTTTTGTAACTCAAGATTACTGGTGTGATATCGGCGATTTAGATGCCTATGTGGGAGTGCACACCGATATTCTGGATAAAAAGGTTAACATAAATATTAATGCCCGGGAAATACGGCAGGGAGTTTGGGCCTCGGAAGGAGCAGTAATATCTAAAGAGGCCGTAATCAAGCCTCCCGTGCTTATAGGTAAAAATTCTGTTGTAAAAGATGGCAGTATACTGGGGCGCTATTCTGTCATAGGAGAGGAATGCCATATTGGTGAAGGCAGTACCACCAAAAGGAGCGTCTTGTGGAATAGCTGTATTTTGAAGAATAATGTTGAGCTGAGAGGAAGTGTGCTTTGCAGTGGTGTTAAATGCAGAGAAAAAACAGCGGCATTTGAAGGAACGGTTGTGGGTGAGAATTGTATTCTTGGTGAAAACTCTTTAATTAAGCCGGGTATAAAAATCTGGCCTGAAAAGCACATTGACATGGGTACCGAAGTGTGTACAAATATTGTTTGGGGCTCCAGATATTCCAAAAACCTTTTTGGAAGCAGAGGAATTTCCGGTGAAGTCAATGTTGATATAACACCGGAATTTGCATCAAGAATGGCTGCGGCCTACGGCGCTGTATGTAAAAAAGGCTCAGGACTGGCCATAAGCTGCGAGGAAGTAGATGCTTTAAAGATGGTGAAAAATGCCTGCGTTTCAGGGGTTCTTTCAACAGGCACCGAAGCCTACGATTTAGGAACGTCCTTGCTGCCTGTTACAAGGTCTGCTATTCGCTACTACAATTTATCAGGTGGAATTCATATTTCAGAAGGAAATAAAAAAGGCAAAATCATAATTGATATATTAGATAATAAAGGAAGAAATATTTCAAGAAATGAAGAGAGAAAAATTGAAAATTGCTATATAAGAGAAGACTTTGCCAGGTGTCAGGCAGAAGAAATAAAAGCAGTTATAAATGTGCCGGACCATAAAGTATTCTATATCAGAAGTATACTAAACCATACTATATCGGAAATCCATGATTTGAAAATTGCTTTAATAGCACCTTCCGGTGATTTGAAGAATATAGTTACGGCAGTATTAAACGAGCTTAAGTGCAGGTATGAGTTTGTAAATACAAAAGAAGCCCACGATAAACAAAAGAGCCTTTTTTCCGACTTAAAAACAATTTCGCAAGTTGTCAGACGAGGAGGCTTTGATGTGGGAGTTTATTTTGCAAACTCATACGACAAGATATTCCTTATAGATACCAAGGGCAGAATAATAGCTGATGACTTGTATATGGCACTAATTTCGTACATTCATTTAAAATCAAAAGCAGGCAACAAGGTTATAGTCCCATTAAATGCCAGTACTGTAATTGAAAAAATGGCAGGAGATAATAAAGAAAGGGTAATAAGAACAAAGACCTCGGCAAAAGAGCTGATGAACAGGATACTTGATGATGAATTTGACGAAAACATGTTGGATTTCTTTGCTATGAATTTTGACCCTATTGAAGCTTTTATCAGGATAATAGACTATATGGCCATTAGCGGAACAAGCCTTGCAAAGATAGTTGATTCAATACCCGATTTTCATATCATAAAAAAAGAGGTAAAATGCTCTTGGTCAGCCAAGGGAAAGGTTATTAGGGCTATTATAGAGGAAAATTCAAATAGTGTTGAAACAATTGAGGGAGTTAAAGTAGTCGGTGATAAGGGCTGGGTTCTGGTATTGCCGGATGCAGAAAAGCCTGTTTGTAAGGTAATTGGGGAAGGGTATACTCAGGAGTTTGCCCATGAATTGACAGATATTTTTGTAGATAAGGTAAAGACAATCAGTCAAAACAAGATAACTTGA
- the lepA gene encoding translation elongation factor 4, protein MPSERQKYIRNFCIIAHIDHGKSTLADRLLEKTGVLTSREMQEQVLDNMELERERGITIKAQAVRMVYKAPDGHEYIYNLIDTPGHVDFNYEVSRSLAACEGAILVVDAAQGIEAQTLANVYLALEHNLEIMPVINKIDLPSAQPDVVKKEIEDVIGLDASQAPMVSAKNGLNIEEVLEKIVDMIPCPDSDENAPLRALIFDSFYDSYKGVIVYMRVKEGTVRTGDTITMMYTKKEFVVTELGYLKPGGLSPADELKAGDVGYIAASIKNVRDTRVGDTITLSDNPAKEPLPGYKKVNSMVFCGIYPADGSKYGDLRDALEKLQLNDAALTFEPESSVALGFGFRCGFLGLLHMEIIQERLEREYNFDLVTTAPSVIYKVTTTNGDVIEIDNPTNLPPVTEIDMMEEPVVKATIMVPTEYVGNIMELSQERRGLYKDMSYIDEGRAMLTYEMPLNEIIYDFFDALKSRTKGYASFDYELIGYRESDLVKLDIMLNSEVVDALSFIVHREKSVTRGRRMAEKLKESIPRQMFEIPIQACIGGKIVARETVKAFRKDVLAKCYGGDITRKRKLLEKQKEGKKRMRQVGSVEVPQEAFMSVLKLD, encoded by the coding sequence ATGCCTAGTGAACGACAGAAATATATAAGAAATTTTTGCATAATAGCACATATAGATCATGGTAAGTCAACCCTGGCAGACAGATTATTGGAGAAAACCGGGGTTCTGACATCCAGAGAAATGCAGGAACAGGTTCTGGACAATATGGAGCTTGAGAGAGAACGTGGGATAACCATAAAGGCACAGGCGGTCAGAATGGTATATAAAGCCCCTGACGGTCATGAATACATTTATAATTTGATAGATACTCCCGGACATGTTGACTTTAATTATGAAGTGTCAAGAAGCCTTGCAGCATGCGAAGGTGCCATTCTGGTTGTTGATGCAGCACAGGGCATAGAAGCGCAGACCTTGGCAAATGTTTATCTGGCATTGGAGCATAATCTGGAGATAATGCCGGTTATTAATAAAATAGACCTTCCAAGTGCTCAACCTGATGTTGTAAAGAAGGAAATAGAAGACGTTATAGGTCTTGATGCTTCGCAGGCACCAATGGTATCAGCCAAGAACGGTCTAAATATCGAAGAGGTTCTTGAGAAGATAGTTGATATGATTCCGTGCCCTGATTCAGATGAAAATGCTCCACTTCGAGCTTTGATATTTGACTCGTTCTATGACAGTTATAAGGGTGTTATAGTTTATATGAGGGTCAAGGAAGGTACTGTGAGAACTGGTGATACCATCACAATGATGTACACTAAAAAAGAATTCGTTGTCACAGAGTTGGGATATCTAAAACCCGGAGGACTATCTCCTGCCGATGAATTGAAGGCGGGCGACGTAGGATATATAGCGGCAAGTATTAAGAATGTAAGGGATACACGTGTTGGTGATACCATAACTCTTTCGGACAATCCTGCGAAAGAACCGCTGCCGGGCTATAAAAAAGTAAATTCTATGGTTTTCTGCGGAATTTACCCTGCTGACGGCTCAAAGTATGGTGATCTTCGTGATGCTTTGGAAAAGCTGCAGCTTAATGATGCTGCTCTTACCTTTGAGCCTGAATCATCGGTGGCCCTTGGCTTCGGTTTCAGATGCGGATTCTTGGGACTTCTTCATATGGAAATAATTCAGGAGAGGCTTGAACGAGAATACAATTTTGACTTGGTTACAACTGCTCCAAGTGTTATATACAAGGTTACAACCACAAACGGTGATGTCATTGAAATTGATAACCCCACCAACCTTCCGCCTGTTACTGAAATTGACATGATGGAAGAGCCGGTAGTAAAGGCAACAATAATGGTACCAACAGAATACGTAGGTAACATTATGGAACTGTCTCAGGAGAGAAGAGGGTTATACAAGGACATGTCCTATATTGATGAGGGCAGGGCTATGCTTACCTATGAAATGCCTCTGAATGAGATAATATATGACTTCTTTGATGCCTTGAAATCAAGAACCAAAGGTTATGCATCCTTTGACTATGAACTTATCGGCTACAGAGAATCCGACCTTGTTAAGCTTGATATAATGTTAAATAGTGAAGTTGTCGATGCATTGTCTTTTATAGTTCACCGTGAGAAATCTGTGACAAGAGGCAGGAGAATGGCGGAAAAGCTAAAGGAATCAATACCTAGGCAGATGTTTGAAATACCTATTCAGGCATGTATCGGAGGAAAGATAGTAGCTCGTGAAACCGTTAAGGCATTCAGAAAAGACGTTCTGGCAAAATGTTACGGTGGTGACATAACCAGAAAGAGAAAACTTCTTGAAAAGCAGAAAGAAGGAAAGAAACGTATGCGTCAGGTAGGCTCTGTTGAAGTTCCGCAGGAAGCTTTCATGAGTGTTCTGAAGCTTGATTAA
- a CDS encoding polysaccharide deacetylase family protein, which translates to MNKSAYLTIDDCPTKDFRAKMDYLSSKKIPAVLFCIGKGLEKYSDEVIYAIKNGFIIGNHSYSHPHFSDIDFEQSEKEIEKTDNIIDKLYYSAGVARPVKLFRFPYGDKGNDETKSQVQNLLRNIGYKQPSNFAFINNMQEHSADDTDCYWTFDTAEWAIYDERCMYGIDCSEKVILRMRQNLFNEKNIILFHDHEETTNIFEEIIEEYISLGIKFSLPPLNV; encoded by the coding sequence ATGAATAAGTCTGCATATTTGACAATTGACGACTGTCCTACAAAGGATTTCAGGGCAAAAATGGACTATCTTTCTTCAAAAAAAATACCGGCTGTCTTATTCTGTATAGGCAAAGGACTGGAGAAGTACTCTGATGAAGTTATTTATGCAATAAAGAATGGTTTTATTATTGGAAATCACTCATACAGCCATCCTCATTTTTCAGATATTGATTTTGAACAGTCCGAGAAGGAAATAGAAAAGACAGATAATATTATTGATAAATTATATTATAGTGCAGGAGTTGCAAGACCGGTAAAGCTCTTTCGGTTTCCATATGGAGACAAGGGAAATGATGAAACAAAAAGTCAGGTTCAGAATTTACTCAGAAATATAGGTTATAAGCAACCGTCAAATTTTGCTTTCATTAACAATATGCAAGAGCATTCCGCTGATGACACAGATTGCTACTGGACTTTCGACACGGCAGAATGGGCAATTTATGATGAACGGTGCATGTATGGTATTGATTGTTCAGAAAAAGTAATTTTAAGAATGCGACAAAATTTATTTAATGAAAAAAATATTATTTTATTCCACGACCATGAAGAAACAACAAATATTTTTGAAGAAATAATTGAAGAGTATATTTCTCTGGGAATAAAATTTAGCTTGCCACCCCTAAATGTTTAA
- a CDS encoding glycosyltransferase family A protein gives MNNYGNSAVFIIPHYGENYNQTKNDLRRTMQSIYRQTDSNWKAVIVDDNSPSEAVKRYLKSIADDNPEKVKVIFKEKNEGAGFARNTGIKWAYDQGYPFILFNDADDLSHEKRLETVRNIFMSDPNAGVVYSSFLVIDEYDNFVPRKELTPSIVEILEGHEINPVQGYNSWIQIGTRKGYTNCTSGTAVKTEIAYANLFPKVRVSEDSHTWMRYSATGTKFVYSPEIPFLYRIPNQRDGSASREREGGKHEFYVKKAEVDEDGFREAMEMALERDFIEKKYTDNLMMEFYLKLAETLAKEKEYSLAIEQVRKAMNLSRSKTQYVLSKQPAS, from the coding sequence ATGAATAATTATGGGAATAGTGCTGTTTTTATAATTCCTCATTACGGAGAAAATTATAATCAAACTAAAAATGACTTAAGAAGAACTATGCAAAGTATATACAGACAAACAGACAGTAACTGGAAAGCGGTTATAGTTGATGATAATTCCCCATCAGAAGCAGTAAAGAGATATCTTAAATCTATTGCCGATGATAATCCGGAAAAAGTAAAAGTGATATTTAAGGAAAAAAATGAAGGTGCCGGGTTTGCAAGGAATACGGGTATAAAATGGGCATATGACCAAGGCTATCCTTTTATATTGTTTAATGATGCAGATGACCTTTCACATGAAAAAAGACTTGAAACAGTCCGAAATATATTTATGAGTGACCCCAATGCAGGAGTTGTATATTCAAGTTTTCTTGTGATTGATGAGTATGATAATTTTGTTCCTCGGAAGGAGCTCACTCCATCTATTGTTGAAATACTGGAAGGACATGAAATTAATCCTGTGCAGGGCTATAACTCATGGATACAAATAGGGACAAGAAAGGGTTATACAAATTGTACATCGGGAACGGCTGTTAAAACAGAAATCGCATATGCTAATTTATTCCCGAAAGTGAGAGTCTCCGAGGACTCTCACACATGGATGAGATATTCTGCAACAGGTACAAAGTTTGTATATTCTCCTGAAATCCCTTTTCTTTACAGAATTCCTAATCAAAGAGATGGGTCAGCTTCTCGTGAAAGAGAAGGCGGCAAACATGAATTTTATGTTAAAAAAGCAGAAGTTGATGAGGACGGCTTTCGTGAAGCTATGGAGATGGCCCTTGAAAGAGACTTTATTGAGAAGAAGTATACAGACAACCTGATGATGGAATTTTATCTGAAACTTGCTGAAACCCTTGCAAAAGAAAAGGAGTACTCACTTGCAATTGAGCAGGTTAGAAAAGCAATGAATTTGTCAAGAAGCAAGACCCAGTATGTGTTGTCAAAACAGCCGGCTTCATGA
- a CDS encoding DegT/DnrJ/EryC1/StrS family aminotransferase: protein MTFNVKKYLPDFTSEEDVKKSFRNNLRDYFKCRHVSIVSNGTAAIEVALKALGLKRGTGVIVPDISFIATATAVANCGLLPVYADVSEQYFGLTLETVKAKYTEEIGAVVLVHFAGYINREIFEIKKFCEEKGIYLVEDCAQVFVCSINGKKAGTIGDIGTFSLQTSKIVNCGEGGIITTNSEELGRKIESISNWGLYISEEDRDLSLPSSNYRLSAYQCYFAQKQLDMLEEIIDERLNRISEFEELCQKYSLETANPPKQPNIVDCPFFFVLKNATKIHTLAPVGEYPMRNSVLVRSILSFNPDLLEKYIRLNGDIHSERASDRLVKQNDFINIHQSYATSCEEMLEKYKQIEYAI from the coding sequence GTGACATTTAATGTAAAAAAATACTTACCGGATTTTACTTCAGAAGAGGACGTTAAGAAGTCCTTCAGAAATAATTTGAGAGATTATTTCAAATGCAGACATGTTAGCATTGTCTCAAACGGCACAGCTGCAATAGAAGTAGCTTTAAAAGCGCTAGGTTTAAAAAGAGGGACAGGCGTTATTGTTCCGGACATATCATTTATCGCAACTGCAACGGCGGTAGCAAACTGCGGATTATTACCTGTTTATGCAGATGTAAGTGAACAGTATTTCGGACTTACATTGGAAACTGTAAAAGCAAAGTATACCGAAGAGATTGGAGCTGTGGTTCTGGTTCACTTTGCCGGATATATAAACCGTGAAATTTTTGAAATCAAGAAATTTTGTGAGGAAAAAGGAATTTATCTTGTTGAAGACTGCGCCCAGGTTTTTGTGTGTTCTATTAATGGAAAGAAAGCAGGAACAATAGGTGACATTGGTACTTTTAGCCTACAGACTTCTAAAATCGTTAATTGCGGTGAGGGAGGCATAATTACTACAAATTCAGAGGAGCTTGGCCGAAAAATTGAAAGCATTTCAAATTGGGGCTTATACATTTCAGAGGAAGACAGAGATTTAAGCCTGCCAAGCAGTAACTATAGGTTAAGTGCTTATCAATGCTATTTTGCCCAAAAACAGTTGGACATGCTGGAAGAAATAATTGATGAGAGATTAAATAGAATCAGTGAATTTGAAGAATTATGCCAAAAATACAGTCTTGAAACCGCTAACCCTCCAAAGCAACCCAATATAGTTGATTGCCCGTTCTTTTTTGTACTAAAAAACGCAACAAAGATTCACACGCTTGCTCCTGTTGGTGAATATCCCATGAGAAATTCGGTGCTGGTCAGGAGCATATTATCATTCAACCCTGATTTGCTGGAAAAGTACATTCGTTTGAATGGAGATATACATTCAGAACGTGCCAGTGACAGATTAGTTAAACAAAATGATTTTATAAATATACATCAAAGCTATGCTACATCCTGTGAAGAAATGCTTGAAAAATATAAACAAATAGAATATGCAATATAA
- a CDS encoding radical SAM/SPASM domain-containing protein translates to MIPNMLQTSPFIVITPDAASKKTIIKNSLLQTEAFVENETLDILKTCRYPQELTSLNLQYKGGKIQKAFDAGFLVNPATVWDETYITSIEIEAGTQCNWSCRYCPRSIDPKKSTYMSMELFNEIIDKAVRLKTVEYVTLNSYNEPAMDKYFVSRVQKIAQSGLKLILHSNGSVLDKKKIKLLKDTNVLSIVYFNIPSLDESEFKRLTGSSTYEQTIRNIDMAIESGFNVELSIQGTEEELKRNLPGLKAKYEPLTGKSIIAWGTGDRAGILDNCYARGINITEPLYGCSMVLNWIHIGVNGDLFICFNDYYQKNVYGNIKDGEFADILANEKAKQIRKRVYGGENAPDDQMCRKCDEMYKAKCNAQFTTDYRPVFDLSLINQA, encoded by the coding sequence ATGATACCAAATATGTTACAAACTTCACCGTTTATAGTTATAACGCCTGACGCCGCATCAAAAAAAACTATTATAAAGAATAGTCTGCTACAAACAGAAGCCTTTGTTGAGAATGAAACCCTTGACATTTTAAAGACTTGCAGATACCCACAAGAATTAACATCACTTAACCTACAGTATAAGGGCGGAAAGATACAAAAGGCTTTTGATGCAGGCTTTCTGGTGAATCCGGCTACTGTATGGGATGAGACATATATAACCAGTATTGAAATTGAAGCGGGAACACAATGTAACTGGTCGTGCAGATATTGTCCAAGAAGCATCGATCCTAAAAAAAGTACTTATATGAGCATGGAGCTGTTTAATGAAATAATTGATAAAGCAGTACGGCTAAAGACTGTAGAATACGTTACCCTCAATTCATATAATGAGCCTGCAATGGACAAATATTTTGTAAGCAGGGTGCAAAAAATTGCACAAAGTGGTTTAAAACTTATTTTGCATAGCAATGGAAGTGTTCTTGATAAGAAGAAAATTAAACTTTTGAAGGATACTAATGTACTTTCAATTGTATATTTCAATATTCCAAGTTTAGATGAGTCTGAATTCAAACGTTTGACGGGTTCTTCTACATATGAACAGACAATCCGAAATATTGACATGGCAATAGAAAGCGGTTTTAACGTGGAACTGTCTATTCAAGGGACAGAAGAAGAGCTTAAAAGGAATCTTCCCGGTTTAAAAGCCAAATATGAACCTTTAACAGGCAAAAGTATTATTGCATGGGGAACCGGTGACAGGGCCGGAATTCTTGACAATTGCTACGCAAGGGGCATAAATATCACGGAGCCCCTATACGGTTGTTCCATGGTTCTAAATTGGATTCATATCGGGGTAAATGGGGACTTATTCATATGCTTTAATGATTATTACCAGAAAAATGTTTACGGTAATATAAAGGATGGAGAATTTGCCGATATTCTCGCCAATGAAAAAGCGAAACAGATTAGAAAACGAGTATATGGCGGAGAAAATGCGCCTGATGATCAAATGTGCAGAAAATGTGACGAAATGTATAAAGCAAAGTGTAATGCCCAGTTTACAACAGACTATAGACCTGTATTTGATTTATCTTTAATTAATCAAGCATGA
- a CDS encoding MATE family efflux transporter, producing the protein MIKYFQNNKQTYTSIIVMAFPIIVQGLVFELQSLTDKAFLGNIDSLYISVMGACQIPFNTTLDCLAALSIGITIIVSQMHGVSQEKEILDTVKSSIFYSSIISFCIFVLWFAFSAYIFKLLSVDKNIVGYCISYVRICSIYFLFLGIDLSLQAMLQGIGDTKPIMYSGLTKVFLNVFLAWVLILGNMGFPSLGVKGAAIAAATANVLSSLMLVTYCFIIKRKTFGFRNGKIISFRFSPYKATIRLGLPTGLEFLLWDISNLIMVKFLNKTGYMATTIYTLTFLCIEGFVYTIFFGISKAALTLQGNRIGQDDAKGAKKILNASIVMGAILVIFSLIVFILFSRQILGVFTNDEKIIDESIPYLIFAGVILLPKSINVIVGSGIRAYGDTKWMLYTQIIGSVIVSSGSYVLINVVGLNLAAVYITCLADETIRASINCFHYYKGKVNRFDVSRLKEEVSV; encoded by the coding sequence ATGATAAAGTATTTTCAAAATAATAAACAAACCTATACATCCATTATTGTTATGGCGTTCCCTATAATTGTTCAGGGACTTGTATTTGAGCTTCAGTCATTAACGGATAAAGCATTCCTGGGTAACATTGACAGCCTGTATATATCGGTTATGGGGGCTTGTCAGATACCCTTCAATACAACACTTGATTGCCTTGCCGCATTAAGTATTGGGATTACAATAATAGTATCTCAAATGCATGGTGTCAGCCAGGAAAAAGAAATTTTGGATACTGTAAAAAGCTCAATATTTTATAGCTCTATCATATCATTTTGTATTTTTGTTCTTTGGTTTGCTTTTTCTGCTTACATTTTTAAACTGTTAAGTGTTGATAAAAACATTGTAGGATATTGTATCAGTTACGTAAGAATTTGCTCGATATATTTTCTGTTTCTTGGAATTGATTTGTCACTTCAGGCTATGCTGCAAGGAATTGGCGACACTAAACCGATAATGTATTCGGGACTGACAAAAGTATTTCTGAATGTTTTTCTTGCATGGGTATTAATACTGGGTAACATGGGCTTTCCTTCACTAGGTGTAAAAGGTGCTGCAATTGCCGCTGCTACCGCTAATGTGCTGTCATCATTAATGTTAGTAACATATTGTTTTATTATTAAACGGAAAACCTTCGGGTTTAGAAACGGTAAGATAATCAGTTTCAGATTTTCACCGTACAAAGCCACAATCAGGCTGGGTTTACCGACAGGCTTGGAATTTCTCTTGTGGGATATCTCAAATCTCATAATGGTTAAATTTCTGAATAAAACAGGTTATATGGCTACAACTATTTATACCCTTACATTTCTTTGTATTGAAGGTTTTGTTTATACGATTTTTTTCGGGATTTCCAAAGCGGCCCTGACTCTTCAGGGAAACAGAATTGGACAAGATGATGCGAAGGGTGCTAAAAAAATTCTTAATGCCTCCATTGTGATGGGCGCTATTCTCGTAATATTTTCGTTGATTGTATTTATATTATTTTCCAGACAGATACTTGGTGTATTTACAAATGACGAGAAGATTATAGATGAAAGTATTCCTTACCTTATCTTTGCAGGCGTAATTCTCCTTCCAAAATCTATTAATGTTATAGTGGGAAGCGGTATAAGAGCATATGGTGATACCAAATGGATGCTGTATACCCAGATAATCGGGTCGGTTATAGTTTCCTCAGGTTCCTATGTTCTGATTAATGTAGTTGGCTTAAATCTGGCAGCCGTTTACATAACCTGTCTGGCAGATGAGACTATACGGGCAAGTATAAATTGCTTTCATTATTATAAAGGAAAAGTCAATAGATTCGATGTATCAAGACTCAAGGAAGAGGTATCTGTTTAA